A stretch of Pelecanus crispus isolate bPelCri1 chromosome 3, bPelCri1.pri, whole genome shotgun sequence DNA encodes these proteins:
- the CPSF3 gene encoding cleavage and polyadenylation specificity factor subunit 3 isoform X1 — MSAKRKAEALIPAEESDQLLIRPLGAGQEVGRSCIILEFKGRKIMLDCGIHPGLEGMDALPYIDLIDPAEIDLLLISHFHLDHCGALPWFLQKTSFKGRTFMTHATKAIYRWLLSDYVKVSNISADDMLYTETDLEESMDKIETINFHEVKEVAGIKFWCYHAGHVLGAAMFMIEIAGVKLLYTGDFSRQEDRHLMAAEIPNIKPDILIIESTYGTHIHEKREEREARFCNTVHDIVNRGGRGLIPVFALGRAQELLLILDEYWQNHPELHDIPIYYASSLAKKCMAVYQTYVNAMNDKIRKQININNPFVFKHISNLKSMDHFDDIGPSVVMASPGMMQSGLSRELFESWCTDKRNGVIIAGYCVEGTLAKHIMSEPEEITTMSGQKLPLKMSVDYISFSAHTDYQQTSEFIRALKPPHVILVHGEQNEMARLKAALIREYEDNDEVHIEVHNPRNTEAVTLNFRGEKLAKVMGSLADKKPEQGQRISGILVKRNFNYHILSPCDLSNYTDLAMSTVTQTQAIPYTGPFNLLYYQLQKLTGDVEEIEIQQKPALKVFKNITVIQEPGMAVLEWVANPANDMYADTVTTVILEVQSNPKIQKAAVHKISKKVDMDVYRKRMEIMLQDMFGEDCVSSKDGSVLCITVDGKTANISLDTRTVDCEPGSEDDESLREMVELAAQRLYDALSPVY, encoded by the exons ATGTCGGCGAAGCGGAAAGCCGAGGCCCTGATCCCGGCGGAGGAGAGCGACCAGCTGCTCATCCGGCCCCT AGGTGCTGGCCAAGAAGTAGGAAGATCATGCATTATTCTGGagtttaaaggaagaaaaataatg cttgaTTGTGGAATCCATCCTGGACTGGAGGGAATGGATGCTCTTCCTTACATTGATTTGATAGATCCTGCTGAGATTGATCTCCTCCTAATTAGTCA TTTCCATTTAGATCACTGTGGGGCTTTACCGTGGTTTTTGCAGAAAACGAGTTTTAAAGGAAGGACGTTTATGACTCATGCCACAAAAGCTATTTACAGATGGCTCCTTTCAGACTATGTCAAAGTCAG TAATATATCAGCGGATGACATGCTATATACAGAAACAGACCTTGAAGAAAGCATGGACAAGATTGAGACCATCAACTTCCATGAAGTGAAAGAGGTGGCAGGAATCAAATTCTGGTGTTACCACGCAGGCCATGTTCTGGGAGCAGCCATGTTTATGATTGAAATAGCTGGTGtgaag CTTTTATATACAGGTGATTTCTCAAGACAGGAAGACAGGCACCTGATGGCAGCTGAGATTCCCAATATTAAACCCGATATTCTTATAATT GAATCCACATATGGTACTCATATTcatgaaaaaagggaagagcGAGAGGCGAGATTCTGTAACACCGTTCACGACATTGTAAATAGAGGAGGTAGAGGTCTTATTCCTGTGTTTGCCCTGGGTCGAGCTCAAGAACTACTTTTAATTTTAG atGAATACTGGCAGAATCATCCTGAACTCCATGATATCCCTATATATTATGCTTCCTCTTTGGCAAAGAAATGTATGGCAGTTTATCAGACATATGTCAATGCCATGAATGACAAAATCCGCAAGCAAATTAACATCAACAATCCATTTGTTTTCAAGCATATTAGTAATCTGAAG AGTATGGATCATTTTGATGATATTGGCCCAAGTGTTGTGATGGCTTCCCCAGGTATGATGCAGAGTGGTTTATCCAGAGAGTTGTTTGAGAGCTGGTGCACAGATAAGAGAAATGGAGTAATTATAGCAGGGTACTGTGTTGAAGGAACGCTTGCTAAG CACATCATGTCTGAACCTGAAGAGATCACAACTATGTCAGGGCAAAAGCTCCCACTGAAGATGTCTGTGgattacatttctttctctgctcacACAGATTATCAACAAACTAGTGAATTTATCCGGGCCCTGAAACCTCCACATGTG ATTTTAGTTCACGGTGAGCAGAATGAAATGGCCAGATTGAAAGCAGCATTGATAAGGGAATATGAGGATAATGATGAAGTTCATATAGAAGTTCATAATCCTAGGAATACTGAAGCTGTGACATTAAActtcagaggagaaaaactTGCTAAG gtgaTGGGATCTTTAGCAGATAAGAAGCCGGAGCAAGGACAGAGAATTTCTGGAATCCtagttaaaagaaattttaactATCACATCCTTTCTCCATGTGACCTCTCTA ATTATACAGACTTGGCGATGAGCACTGTAACACAGACACAAGCCATTCCATATACTGGCCCTTTTAATCTGCTTTATTACCAGCTACAAAAACTTACCG GTGATGTAGAAGAAATAGAAATCCAACAAAAACCAGCCTTGAaggttttcaaaaatattactGTGATCCAGGAACCAGGCATGGCAGTCCTTGAG TGGGTGGCAAATCCTGCTAATGATATGTATGCGGACACCGTGACAACAGTGATACTGGAAGTTCAGtcaaaccccaaaatacagaaag ctgcagTACATAAGATTTCCAAAAAAGTAGATATGGATGTGTATAGGAAGAGAATGGAGATCATGCTTCA GGATATGTTTGGAGAAGACTGTGTGAGTTCAAAAGATGGCTCTGTCCTGTGCATCACGGTTGATGGAAAGACTGCAAACATTTCACTGGACACTCGG ACAGTTGACTGTGAGCCAGGAAGCGAAGATGACGAATCGCTTCGTGAAATGGTGGAACTGGCTGCACAGAGGCTTTACGATGCCCTCAGCCCAGTATACTGA
- the ITGB1BP1 gene encoding integrin beta-1-binding protein 1 isoform X3, which yields MGVSKYGIKVSTSDQYDVLHRHALYLIVRMVCYDDGLGAGKSLLALKTTDAASEECSLWVYQCNSLEQAQAICKVLSTAFDSVLMSEKS from the exons ATGGGAGTTTCCAAATACGGCATTAAAGTTTCAACATCTGATCAGTAT GATGTGTTACATAGGCATGCTCTCTATTTAATTGTACGGATGGTCTGCTATGATGATGGTCTGGGAGCAGGAAAAAGTTTACTGGCTTTGAAGACAACAGATGCAGCCTCTGAAGAATGCAGCCTCTGGGTATATCAGTGCAATAGTTTG GAACAAGCACAAGCTATTTGCAAAGTGTTATCTACAGCCTTTGATTCAGTTTTAATGTCGGAGAAGTCCTGA
- the ITGB1BP1 gene encoding integrin beta-1-binding protein 1 isoform X1 produces the protein MFRKGKKRHSSSSSQSSEISTKSKSVDSSLGGLSRSSTVASLDTDSTKSSGQSNSNSDTCAEFRVKYVGAIEKLKYNESKNLEGPLDLINYIDVAQQDGKLPFVPGEEEFIMGVSKYGIKVSTSDQYDVLHRHALYLIVRMVCYDDGLGAGKSLLALKTTDAASEECSLWVYQCNSLEQAQAICKVLSTAFDSVLMSEKS, from the exons atgtttagaaaaggaaaaaaacgacacagcagcagcagctcacaaAGCAGTGAAATCAGTACTAAAAGCAAG tcGGTAGATTCCAGTCTTGGGGGACTCTCCAGGTCTAGTACTGTGGCTAGTCTAGATACAGACTCCACGAAAAGTTCAG GACAAAGCAATAGTAATTCTGATACGTGTGCAGAATTCAGAGTTAAATATGTTGGTGCCATTGAAAAATTGAAGTATAATGAGAGCAAAAATCTCGAAGGGCCATTGGACTTGATAAATTACATAGATGTTGCACAG CAAGATGGAAAGTTACCTTTTGTTCCAGGTGAAGAGGAGTTTATTATGGGAGTTTCCAAATACGGCATTAAAGTTTCAACATCTGATCAGTAT GATGTGTTACATAGGCATGCTCTCTATTTAATTGTACGGATGGTCTGCTATGATGATGGTCTGGGAGCAGGAAAAAGTTTACTGGCTTTGAAGACAACAGATGCAGCCTCTGAAGAATGCAGCCTCTGGGTATATCAGTGCAATAGTTTG GAACAAGCACAAGCTATTTGCAAAGTGTTATCTACAGCCTTTGATTCAGTTTTAATGTCGGAGAAGTCCTGA
- the CPSF3 gene encoding cleavage and polyadenylation specificity factor subunit 3 isoform X2: MPQKLFTDGSFQTMSKSETDLEESMDKIETINFHEVKEVAGIKFWCYHAGHVLGAAMFMIEIAGVKLLYTGDFSRQEDRHLMAAEIPNIKPDILIIESTYGTHIHEKREEREARFCNTVHDIVNRGGRGLIPVFALGRAQELLLILDEYWQNHPELHDIPIYYASSLAKKCMAVYQTYVNAMNDKIRKQININNPFVFKHISNLKSMDHFDDIGPSVVMASPGMMQSGLSRELFESWCTDKRNGVIIAGYCVEGTLAKHIMSEPEEITTMSGQKLPLKMSVDYISFSAHTDYQQTSEFIRALKPPHVILVHGEQNEMARLKAALIREYEDNDEVHIEVHNPRNTEAVTLNFRGEKLAKVMGSLADKKPEQGQRISGILVKRNFNYHILSPCDLSNYTDLAMSTVTQTQAIPYTGPFNLLYYQLQKLTGDVEEIEIQQKPALKVFKNITVIQEPGMAVLEWVANPANDMYADTVTTVILEVQSNPKIQKAAVHKISKKVDMDVYRKRMEIMLQDMFGEDCVSSKDGSVLCITVDGKTANISLDTRTVDCEPGSEDDESLREMVELAAQRLYDALSPVY; this comes from the exons ATGCCACAAAAGCTATTTACAGATGGCTCCTTTCAGACTATGTCAAAGTCAG AAACAGACCTTGAAGAAAGCATGGACAAGATTGAGACCATCAACTTCCATGAAGTGAAAGAGGTGGCAGGAATCAAATTCTGGTGTTACCACGCAGGCCATGTTCTGGGAGCAGCCATGTTTATGATTGAAATAGCTGGTGtgaag CTTTTATATACAGGTGATTTCTCAAGACAGGAAGACAGGCACCTGATGGCAGCTGAGATTCCCAATATTAAACCCGATATTCTTATAATT GAATCCACATATGGTACTCATATTcatgaaaaaagggaagagcGAGAGGCGAGATTCTGTAACACCGTTCACGACATTGTAAATAGAGGAGGTAGAGGTCTTATTCCTGTGTTTGCCCTGGGTCGAGCTCAAGAACTACTTTTAATTTTAG atGAATACTGGCAGAATCATCCTGAACTCCATGATATCCCTATATATTATGCTTCCTCTTTGGCAAAGAAATGTATGGCAGTTTATCAGACATATGTCAATGCCATGAATGACAAAATCCGCAAGCAAATTAACATCAACAATCCATTTGTTTTCAAGCATATTAGTAATCTGAAG AGTATGGATCATTTTGATGATATTGGCCCAAGTGTTGTGATGGCTTCCCCAGGTATGATGCAGAGTGGTTTATCCAGAGAGTTGTTTGAGAGCTGGTGCACAGATAAGAGAAATGGAGTAATTATAGCAGGGTACTGTGTTGAAGGAACGCTTGCTAAG CACATCATGTCTGAACCTGAAGAGATCACAACTATGTCAGGGCAAAAGCTCCCACTGAAGATGTCTGTGgattacatttctttctctgctcacACAGATTATCAACAAACTAGTGAATTTATCCGGGCCCTGAAACCTCCACATGTG ATTTTAGTTCACGGTGAGCAGAATGAAATGGCCAGATTGAAAGCAGCATTGATAAGGGAATATGAGGATAATGATGAAGTTCATATAGAAGTTCATAATCCTAGGAATACTGAAGCTGTGACATTAAActtcagaggagaaaaactTGCTAAG gtgaTGGGATCTTTAGCAGATAAGAAGCCGGAGCAAGGACAGAGAATTTCTGGAATCCtagttaaaagaaattttaactATCACATCCTTTCTCCATGTGACCTCTCTA ATTATACAGACTTGGCGATGAGCACTGTAACACAGACACAAGCCATTCCATATACTGGCCCTTTTAATCTGCTTTATTACCAGCTACAAAAACTTACCG GTGATGTAGAAGAAATAGAAATCCAACAAAAACCAGCCTTGAaggttttcaaaaatattactGTGATCCAGGAACCAGGCATGGCAGTCCTTGAG TGGGTGGCAAATCCTGCTAATGATATGTATGCGGACACCGTGACAACAGTGATACTGGAAGTTCAGtcaaaccccaaaatacagaaag ctgcagTACATAAGATTTCCAAAAAAGTAGATATGGATGTGTATAGGAAGAGAATGGAGATCATGCTTCA GGATATGTTTGGAGAAGACTGTGTGAGTTCAAAAGATGGCTCTGTCCTGTGCATCACGGTTGATGGAAAGACTGCAAACATTTCACTGGACACTCGG ACAGTTGACTGTGAGCCAGGAAGCGAAGATGACGAATCGCTTCGTGAAATGGTGGAACTGGCTGCACAGAGGCTTTACGATGCCCTCAGCCCAGTATACTGA
- the ITGB1BP1 gene encoding integrin beta-1-binding protein 1 isoform X2 — MFRKGKKRHSSSSSQSSEISTKSKSVDSSLGGLSRSSTVASLDTDSTKSSGQSNSNSDTCAEFRVKYVGAIEKLKYNESKNLEGPLDLINYIDVAQQDGKLPFVPGEEEFIMGVSKYGIKVSTSDQYEQAQAICKVLSTAFDSVLMSEKS, encoded by the exons atgtttagaaaaggaaaaaaacgacacagcagcagcagctcacaaAGCAGTGAAATCAGTACTAAAAGCAAG tcGGTAGATTCCAGTCTTGGGGGACTCTCCAGGTCTAGTACTGTGGCTAGTCTAGATACAGACTCCACGAAAAGTTCAG GACAAAGCAATAGTAATTCTGATACGTGTGCAGAATTCAGAGTTAAATATGTTGGTGCCATTGAAAAATTGAAGTATAATGAGAGCAAAAATCTCGAAGGGCCATTGGACTTGATAAATTACATAGATGTTGCACAG CAAGATGGAAAGTTACCTTTTGTTCCAGGTGAAGAGGAGTTTATTATGGGAGTTTCCAAATACGGCATTAAAGTTTCAACATCTGATCAGTAT GAACAAGCACAAGCTATTTGCAAAGTGTTATCTACAGCCTTTGATTCAGTTTTAATGTCGGAGAAGTCCTGA
- the CPSF3 gene encoding cleavage and polyadenylation specificity factor subunit 3 isoform X3: MPQKLFTDGSFQTMSKSGHVLGAAMFMIEIAGVKLLYTGDFSRQEDRHLMAAEIPNIKPDILIIESTYGTHIHEKREEREARFCNTVHDIVNRGGRGLIPVFALGRAQELLLILDEYWQNHPELHDIPIYYASSLAKKCMAVYQTYVNAMNDKIRKQININNPFVFKHISNLKSMDHFDDIGPSVVMASPGMMQSGLSRELFESWCTDKRNGVIIAGYCVEGTLAKHIMSEPEEITTMSGQKLPLKMSVDYISFSAHTDYQQTSEFIRALKPPHVILVHGEQNEMARLKAALIREYEDNDEVHIEVHNPRNTEAVTLNFRGEKLAKVMGSLADKKPEQGQRISGILVKRNFNYHILSPCDLSNYTDLAMSTVTQTQAIPYTGPFNLLYYQLQKLTGDVEEIEIQQKPALKVFKNITVIQEPGMAVLEWVANPANDMYADTVTTVILEVQSNPKIQKAAVHKISKKVDMDVYRKRMEIMLQDMFGEDCVSSKDGSVLCITVDGKTANISLDTRTVDCEPGSEDDESLREMVELAAQRLYDALSPVY, from the exons ATGCCACAAAAGCTATTTACAGATGGCTCCTTTCAGACTATGTCAAAGTCAG GCCATGTTCTGGGAGCAGCCATGTTTATGATTGAAATAGCTGGTGtgaag CTTTTATATACAGGTGATTTCTCAAGACAGGAAGACAGGCACCTGATGGCAGCTGAGATTCCCAATATTAAACCCGATATTCTTATAATT GAATCCACATATGGTACTCATATTcatgaaaaaagggaagagcGAGAGGCGAGATTCTGTAACACCGTTCACGACATTGTAAATAGAGGAGGTAGAGGTCTTATTCCTGTGTTTGCCCTGGGTCGAGCTCAAGAACTACTTTTAATTTTAG atGAATACTGGCAGAATCATCCTGAACTCCATGATATCCCTATATATTATGCTTCCTCTTTGGCAAAGAAATGTATGGCAGTTTATCAGACATATGTCAATGCCATGAATGACAAAATCCGCAAGCAAATTAACATCAACAATCCATTTGTTTTCAAGCATATTAGTAATCTGAAG AGTATGGATCATTTTGATGATATTGGCCCAAGTGTTGTGATGGCTTCCCCAGGTATGATGCAGAGTGGTTTATCCAGAGAGTTGTTTGAGAGCTGGTGCACAGATAAGAGAAATGGAGTAATTATAGCAGGGTACTGTGTTGAAGGAACGCTTGCTAAG CACATCATGTCTGAACCTGAAGAGATCACAACTATGTCAGGGCAAAAGCTCCCACTGAAGATGTCTGTGgattacatttctttctctgctcacACAGATTATCAACAAACTAGTGAATTTATCCGGGCCCTGAAACCTCCACATGTG ATTTTAGTTCACGGTGAGCAGAATGAAATGGCCAGATTGAAAGCAGCATTGATAAGGGAATATGAGGATAATGATGAAGTTCATATAGAAGTTCATAATCCTAGGAATACTGAAGCTGTGACATTAAActtcagaggagaaaaactTGCTAAG gtgaTGGGATCTTTAGCAGATAAGAAGCCGGAGCAAGGACAGAGAATTTCTGGAATCCtagttaaaagaaattttaactATCACATCCTTTCTCCATGTGACCTCTCTA ATTATACAGACTTGGCGATGAGCACTGTAACACAGACACAAGCCATTCCATATACTGGCCCTTTTAATCTGCTTTATTACCAGCTACAAAAACTTACCG GTGATGTAGAAGAAATAGAAATCCAACAAAAACCAGCCTTGAaggttttcaaaaatattactGTGATCCAGGAACCAGGCATGGCAGTCCTTGAG TGGGTGGCAAATCCTGCTAATGATATGTATGCGGACACCGTGACAACAGTGATACTGGAAGTTCAGtcaaaccccaaaatacagaaag ctgcagTACATAAGATTTCCAAAAAAGTAGATATGGATGTGTATAGGAAGAGAATGGAGATCATGCTTCA GGATATGTTTGGAGAAGACTGTGTGAGTTCAAAAGATGGCTCTGTCCTGTGCATCACGGTTGATGGAAAGACTGCAAACATTTCACTGGACACTCGG ACAGTTGACTGTGAGCCAGGAAGCGAAGATGACGAATCGCTTCGTGAAATGGTGGAACTGGCTGCACAGAGGCTTTACGATGCCCTCAGCCCAGTATACTGA